The following coding sequences lie in one Sporocytophaga myxococcoides DSM 11118 genomic window:
- a CDS encoding winged helix-turn-helix transcriptional regulator, with protein sequence MESFKLKNVENCPVTAALSVIGGKWKMLIVYMIINDINRFGKLSMMLKDISKQMLTTQLRELEQDGLIERVIYPEIPPRVEYFLTSKGKALIPIMNALKDWGNEYLLKEVPIRESV encoded by the coding sequence ATGGAAAGTTTCAAACTCAAAAATGTTGAAAATTGTCCGGTTACGGCGGCTTTAAGCGTAATAGGAGGAAAGTGGAAAATGCTGATTGTCTATATGATCATTAACGATATCAATCGATTTGGGAAACTAAGTATGATGTTAAAGGATATCAGCAAACAAATGCTTACAACTCAATTGAGGGAATTGGAACAGGATGGTTTGATTGAAAGGGTGATTTACCCTGAAATTCCTCCCCGTGTTGAATATTTTTTGACATCTAAGGGAAAAGCTCTGATTCCGATCATGAATGCATTAAAAGACTGGGGAAACGAATATTTGTTAAAAGAAGTTCCAATAAGGGAATCAGTTTGA